Proteins encoded in a region of the Phycisphaerae bacterium genome:
- the queF gene encoding preQ(1) synthase, with protein sequence MNQSKIELFDNPRPGREYTITIRCPEFTSLCPKTGQPDFGEIVIDYCPDKKCIELKSLKFYMQSFRNKGIFYEALTNEILDELVSVCSPAKMKVTAKFTPRGGITTEVTAQYPH encoded by the coding sequence ATGAACCAGTCGAAAATCGAGCTTTTTGACAATCCGCGGCCGGGCCGTGAATACACCATTACTATCCGGTGCCCGGAATTTACCAGCCTGTGCCCAAAAACAGGCCAGCCCGATTTCGGCGAAATTGTCATCGATTACTGCCCGGACAAAAAATGCATCGAGCTGAAAAGTCTTAAATTTTATATGCAAAGCTTCAGAAATAAGGGGATATTTTACGAGGCACTGACGAACGAGATACTCGACGAACTCGTTTCCGTATGCAGCCCCGCAAAAATGAAAGTGACCGCAAAATTTACTCCCAGGGGCGGCATCACTACTGAAGTTACAGCCCAGTATCCCCATTAA
- the queC gene encoding 7-cyano-7-deazaguanine synthase QueC, whose translation MAKKIKKAVVLLSGGLDSATTLVIAKSKGFKCYAMTFRYGQRHGIELKAAQKNAKFFKVQHLIVDVNPAVFLNSALTDKSIKVPINRRIDTSKIPVTYVPARNTIFLSYALALAESIGAFDIFIGVNATDYSGYPDCRPEYIDAFEKMANLATAAAVQKKGKYKIHTPIIKMSKCQIIKTGIRLGVDYSKTHSCYNPDKEGRPCGKCDSCRLRLNGFEQAGLKDPVKYNITL comes from the coding sequence ATGGCAAAAAAGATTAAAAAAGCCGTTGTTCTGCTCAGCGGAGGGCTGGATTCCGCGACAACGCTGGTGATTGCTAAATCCAAAGGCTTTAAATGTTATGCCATGACCTTTCGTTATGGTCAGCGGCATGGTATCGAACTAAAAGCGGCCCAAAAAAACGCCAAGTTTTTTAAGGTTCAACATTTAATTGTCGATGTCAATCCTGCGGTGTTTCTCAATTCGGCACTTACCGACAAATCGATAAAAGTGCCGATAAACAGAAGAATCGACACATCGAAAATACCGGTTACTTATGTGCCTGCAAGGAACACAATATTTTTAAGTTATGCACTGGCGTTGGCGGAGTCGATTGGTGCGTTCGATATTTTCATCGGCGTAAACGCGACTGATTACAGCGGCTATCCAGATTGCAGACCTGAATACATCGATGCTTTTGAAAAAATGGCCAATCTTGCCACCGCTGCCGCCGTTCAGAAAAAAGGCAAATATAAAATTCATACTCCGATTATAAAAATGTCAAAATGCCAAATCATTAAAACCGGAATCCGTCTTGGCGTGGATTATTCAAAAACTCATAGTTGTTATAACCCGGACAAAGAAGGCAGGCCCTGCGGCAAATGCGATTCGTGCCGGCTCCGTCTCAATGGCTTTGAACAGGCAGGCCTTAAAGACCCGGTTAAATATAATATTACGTTATAG
- a CDS encoding 7-carboxy-7-deazaguanine synthase QueE has translation MQNDKINISEIFYSIQGEGILAGRPSVFIRLAGCPLRCRFCDTKYAIDSKAGKLRTIEKIVKQVKKYKTDYIVITGGEPIICPHLPVLCNALKKYHITIETAGIKFVPGLECDLMSISPKLSNAYPKNANKKQYLKTDQLKKLMDNYACQFKFVIEKAGDVDEVEKTLRSIRIDRSDVMLMPQAKNLPEYLKRSFLIARLCKKHHFAFSQRLQIMLWQGEKGK, from the coding sequence ATGCAAAACGATAAAATAAACATTTCTGAAATCTTTTATTCGATTCAGGGTGAAGGTATCCTTGCAGGCAGACCGTCTGTATTTATAAGGCTCGCAGGCTGTCCGCTGCGATGCAGATTCTGCGATACGAAATACGCGATCGATTCGAAAGCGGGGAAGTTAAGGACGATTGAGAAAATAGTAAAGCAGGTTAAAAAATACAAAACGGATTATATCGTAATCACCGGCGGCGAGCCGATAATTTGTCCGCATTTACCAGTGCTTTGCAATGCGTTGAAAAAATACCATATCACAATTGAAACGGCAGGCATTAAATTCGTCCCCGGCCTCGAATGCGACCTTATGAGTATCAGTCCGAAACTTTCCAATGCTTATCCGAAAAATGCCAATAAAAAACAATACCTCAAAACCGATCAGTTGAAAAAACTTATGGATAATTACGCTTGCCAGTTCAAGTTCGTGATTGAAAAGGCAGGCGATGTCGACGAGGTCGAAAAAACACTGAGGAGTATAAGAATCGATCGGTCGGATGTTATGCTTATGCCGCAGGCGAAAAATCTGCCCGAATATTTGAAGAGAAGTTTTCTCATCGCTCGGCTGTGCAAAAAACATCATTTCGCATTTTCGCAAAGACTGCAAATTATGCTATGGCAAGGCGAAAAGGGAAAATAA
- the murC gene encoding UDP-N-acetylmuramate--L-alanine ligase: MKITDLRPVKSAHQYFVPIGNKNMGKKSPSEGKKYHFIGIGGVGTSALAAVLMKEKAIVSGSDMQESVLTDRLSVDGAAVKIGHTATNLPKEVDGVVISAAVKDDNPELLEARRRKIMVYKYAQMLGLVMDRYKGVAISGTHGKSTTTGWLVYVLKKLGIEPNFVVGADITQLGSSSGIGSSEIFVAEACEYDRSFLNLRPQVGVILNIEPDHLDYYSDINEIVSAFGDFANGIRTDGVLIAGGEDKNIARLLPALRDRRILTFGLKDSFDYSAAQIAQFPDRTEFTCLIRGREVGRAVLNLPGEHNVRNALAVIAAADSLGLDIGAVLDVMGGFEGMDRRLMKKAEINGVTIYDDYAHHPTEIKASLAAMRQKYDGRKIFCVFQPHQYSRTRFLLKDFAESFKLADITIVPDIYFVRDTEKARNEVNSEMLVNAIKQKGSEAVFIDSFEKICEFLKNNVKSGDILMTMGAGNVWKVADEYIQWLRKNN, translated from the coding sequence TTGAAGATAACGGATTTAAGACCTGTTAAGAGTGCACATCAGTATTTTGTGCCGATAGGTAACAAAAATATGGGAAAAAAGTCGCCATCGGAAGGTAAAAAATATCATTTTATCGGAATCGGGGGTGTTGGAACAAGCGCTCTTGCCGCCGTTTTAATGAAGGAAAAAGCGATTGTCAGCGGTTCGGATATGCAGGAATCTGTCCTGACCGACCGGCTGTCAGTCGATGGAGCCGCCGTAAAAATAGGCCACACCGCTACTAATTTGCCAAAAGAGGTGGATGGGGTAGTTATTTCAGCGGCCGTAAAAGACGACAATCCGGAGCTTTTGGAAGCTCGCCGCAGAAAGATAATGGTTTATAAATACGCCCAGATGCTCGGTTTGGTTATGGACCGGTATAAAGGGGTTGCAATTTCCGGCACTCACGGCAAAAGCACAACGACCGGCTGGCTGGTTTATGTATTGAAAAAGCTTGGTATCGAGCCCAATTTTGTCGTTGGTGCCGACATTACACAGCTTGGCTCATCGTCGGGTATAGGCAGCAGTGAAATTTTTGTCGCTGAAGCCTGTGAGTATGACAGGAGTTTTTTGAATCTTCGTCCTCAGGTTGGGGTTATCTTAAATATTGAGCCGGACCATCTGGATTATTATTCAGACATTAACGAGATTGTTTCTGCCTTCGGTGATTTTGCCAATGGTATCAGGACTGACGGTGTGTTGATAGCCGGCGGTGAGGACAAAAACATTGCCAGGTTGCTTCCTGCCCTGAGGGACAGGCGTATTTTGACATTTGGTTTGAAGGACAGCTTTGATTATTCAGCGGCGCAGATTGCACAATTTCCAGACAGGACGGAGTTTACCTGTTTAATCAGGGGCAGAGAAGTCGGCAGAGCGGTTTTAAATCTTCCCGGCGAGCACAATGTAAGGAATGCTCTTGCTGTAATTGCCGCTGCTGATTCGCTGGGTCTCGATATTGGTGCGGTACTGGATGTTATGGGTGGTTTTGAGGGTATGGACAGACGGCTGATGAAAAAGGCCGAGATAAATGGTGTTACCATTTACGATGATTACGCTCATCATCCGACTGAGATAAAAGCGAGTTTAGCGGCTATGAGGCAGAAGTATGACGGCAGGAAGATTTTCTGTGTTTTCCAGCCGCATCAGTACAGCAGGACGCGGTTTTTGCTTAAGGATTTTGCCGAGAGTTTCAAACTTGCCGATATAACTATTGTGCCGGACATCTATTTTGTCAGGGATACGGAAAAAGCAAGGAATGAAGTTAATTCCGAAATGCTCGTAAATGCGATAAAACAGAAGGGCAGTGAAGCTGTTTTTATCGATTCTTTCGAAAAAATTTGCGAATTTCTCAAAAATAACGTAAAATCCGGCGATATTTTAATGACTATGGGAGCCGGTAATGTCTGGAAAGTTGCAGATGAATATATTCAATGGCTTAGAAAAAATAATTGA
- the murB gene encoding UDP-N-acetylmuramate dehydrogenase, translating into MNIFNGLEKIIEKDYPLGESTWFGLGGKAEYFIRPQNVDQLADVVKRCAENNMPVRILGFGSNLLVRDQGVKGVVLKLDSEAFCKTGYDEFYLRVGAGADLSKLVLDCVRKGLGGIEILAGIPGSVGGAVRMNAGGNFGDFGSAIESVTLMDNQGNVFEKSKPELSFDYRQTNITAKFILDAKVKLYEADPQQLLRTVKEVWIYKKNTQPLNTRNAGCVFKNPRGMGAGAMIDRAGLKGTKVGGAVVSEKHANFIIAEKGCKSSDVTSLIETVKKKVKEKFDVELELEIEIW; encoded by the coding sequence ATGAATATATTCAATGGCTTAGAAAAAATAATTGAAAAAGACTATCCGCTGGGTGAAAGCACCTGGTTTGGTCTTGGCGGCAAGGCGGAATATTTTATTCGCCCCCAAAACGTTGACCAGCTTGCGGATGTCGTCAAACGCTGCGCCGAGAACAATATGCCGGTGCGGATTTTGGGATTCGGCTCGAATCTTCTTGTCCGTGACCAGGGCGTAAAAGGTGTCGTACTGAAACTCGACAGCGAAGCTTTCTGTAAAACAGGATATGATGAATTTTATCTTCGTGTCGGCGCCGGAGCGGATTTGAGTAAACTGGTGCTTGATTGTGTCCGAAAGGGCCTGGGCGGAATCGAGATACTTGCGGGCATACCGGGTTCTGTAGGCGGAGCGGTTAGGATGAATGCCGGCGGAAACTTCGGCGACTTCGGCTCGGCTATCGAATCAGTCACGCTGATGGATAATCAGGGCAATGTCTTTGAAAAGTCCAAGCCGGAGCTGTCTTTCGATTACAGGCAGACAAATATCACGGCCAAATTCATACTTGACGCGAAAGTAAAATTGTATGAAGCGGACCCTCAGCAGCTTCTGCGGACAGTAAAAGAAGTATGGATTTACAAGAAAAACACTCAGCCATTGAATACGAGAAACGCCGGCTGCGTTTTCAAGAATCCCAGAGGTATGGGCGCAGGGGCGATGATTGACCGTGCAGGACTGAAAGGCACGAAAGTCGGCGGCGCGGTTGTCAGTGAAAAACACGCTAATTTTATTATTGCTGAAAAAGGCTGCAAAAGCAGCGATGTTACTTCGCTGATTGAAACCGTTAAGAAAAAGGTAAAAGAAAAATTTGACGTTGAACTCGAACTTGAGATTGAAATCTGGTAA
- a CDS encoding D-alanine--D-alanine ligase, with protein sequence MDSENTGGLKVAVLMGAVGAERQVSLQSGKCVSDALKKTGMLEIVEHDFLPDKPWILDDKSIDVFFLVFHGEFGEGGDMQEICERKHLLFTGCDSKSSRLAFDKIACKKAFEKAKLPTPQAIEIRKASDFADIESKLKVMGAKFVIKPIRQGSSVGVQIVESFKKAKVAAEECFDEFGDCMIEQFIKGREITVGILEDKTLPVIEIKTSRPFYNYTAKYDDNDTQYLFDTIQDVQTLNRINDTAMRSFKALGCRDFSRVDMIVSDDGTPYVIEINTIPGFTTHSLLPKAAAKAGMDMSRLCSRIIQAALQRKA encoded by the coding sequence ATGGATTCGGAAAATACGGGCGGTTTAAAAGTTGCGGTTTTGATGGGGGCGGTTGGCGCGGAACGCCAGGTCAGTCTCCAGAGCGGAAAGTGTGTATCTGACGCCCTGAAAAAGACCGGAATGCTCGAAATAGTCGAGCACGATTTCCTGCCGGACAAACCCTGGATTCTCGACGACAAAAGCATAGACGTTTTCTTTCTCGTATTTCACGGCGAGTTCGGCGAAGGCGGCGATATGCAGGAAATCTGCGAACGAAAACATCTGCTTTTTACCGGCTGTGATTCGAAATCGAGCAGACTGGCGTTTGACAAAATAGCCTGCAAAAAAGCCTTCGAAAAGGCCAAACTGCCCACTCCGCAGGCGATAGAAATCAGGAAAGCCTCGGATTTTGCCGATATCGAATCAAAGCTGAAAGTTATGGGCGCAAAATTTGTAATTAAACCCATAAGACAGGGCAGCAGCGTCGGCGTTCAAATTGTCGAAAGTTTTAAGAAAGCAAAAGTTGCCGCCGAAGAATGCTTCGATGAATTCGGCGATTGTATGATAGAGCAGTTTATAAAGGGGAGGGAAATAACCGTAGGAATTCTCGAAGATAAAACTTTACCTGTTATTGAAATCAAAACCTCGCGGCCGTTTTATAATTATACCGCCAAATATGACGATAACGATACGCAGTATTTGTTCGATACCATACAGGATGTGCAGACATTGAACAGGATAAATGATACCGCCATGAGGAGTTTCAAGGCTCTCGGATGCAGGGATTTCAGCAGGGTCGATATGATTGTCAGCGATGACGGGACTCCTTATGTTATAGAGATAAATACGATTCCCGGCTTTACAACGCATTCGCTTTTACCCAAGGCCGCGGCAAAGGCCGGAATGGATATGAGCCGGTTATGTTCGAGAATAATACAAGCTGCACTGCAAAGGAAGGCCTGA
- a CDS encoding HEAT repeat domain-containing protein: MRKFIVISFLTVAFIVSTSALASDISSLIKDLGNKEKAKDASNALAKIGKPAVPELIDAMKGNNNYQKRYATRAIREMGQTGSDAIPVLEKLLKEWDTQTREYAVEALGNMIEQSNEVLPILEKVVHKDVDENVRKKAKVAIEKIKTLLAERAALKNQQNGPVQEQSLNEKNPKPQEEIVQTAAECNNITVFGVPMKGTLQEIATALEKNGIEISQGYLQVDSNAFKKNLQSEINVLYDAWKIPLSRKEKALRLLEEGKLKGFCYEYKGEKYFVEPASFEIFFGHEPMPGIYPIIEDFPDTYNSQFLLKCDNFPAEMDYQGIRSISIHLKSIEQKEPTCFLIRLFFVGNPKEGLSKLLTDKYGAPTLRYTYDEQDEKSNEHVYGERFIKTPWPSLLTKHTNWGHPFKETEEFYPLKKDSLYVKVETVLAASRNGGKRWYIPLTSNERPIVEEYVLNSSKRQGEEYADFLMEWRCGNELIVLSGTAFIIKPMRDEYGTIVDRSNAGKVGWRFESLDYIDLSSIEELSSMYEKLYSASNEAKARVVEAGKSGF, encoded by the coding sequence ATGCGGAAGTTTATAGTAATATCTTTTCTCACAGTAGCTTTTATTGTTTCAACATCGGCACTGGCATCTGATATTTCATCCTTGATTAAAGACCTCGGCAATAAGGAGAAAGCAAAAGACGCATCAAATGCCCTTGCAAAAATTGGCAAACCTGCTGTGCCAGAATTGATTGATGCCATGAAAGGGAACAATAACTATCAGAAACGGTATGCGACCAGAGCAATTCGAGAAATGGGACAAACAGGTTCAGATGCCATTCCCGTATTAGAAAAGCTTCTTAAAGAATGGGACACACAAACACGGGAATATGCGGTTGAAGCTCTTGGCAACATGATAGAGCAGTCTAATGAAGTATTGCCGATTTTAGAAAAAGTAGTTCATAAAGACGTTGATGAAAACGTCCGGAAAAAAGCGAAGGTCGCAATCGAAAAAATTAAAACGCTACTTGCCGAACGTGCCGCTTTAAAAAATCAGCAGAATGGCCCAGTGCAGGAACAATCTCTTAACGAGAAAAATCCAAAACCACAAGAAGAGATTGTTCAAACTGCCGCCGAATGCAATAATATAACAGTGTTTGGTGTTCCCATGAAAGGAACGCTACAGGAAATTGCGACCGCCTTAGAAAAAAATGGAATTGAAATCTCCCAAGGTTATCTACAGGTCGATTCAAATGCATTCAAGAAAAACCTGCAATCCGAGATAAATGTACTATATGATGCTTGGAAAATTCCCCTTTCAAGAAAGGAAAAGGCTTTAAGATTGTTAGAAGAAGGTAAACTAAAAGGTTTTTGTTACGAATATAAAGGGGAAAAATATTTTGTTGAACCCGCATCTTTCGAAATATTTTTTGGGCACGAGCCTATGCCTGGAATTTATCCAATCATTGAGGATTTTCCAGACACTTATAACTCCCAGTTTCTATTGAAATGTGATAATTTCCCTGCCGAAATGGATTATCAAGGAATAAGAAGCATTTCTATCCACCTTAAAAGCATTGAACAAAAAGAACCAACTTGCTTCTTAATCAGGTTATTCTTTGTTGGCAATCCAAAAGAAGGTTTAAGCAAACTTCTCACAGACAAATACGGGGCACCGACACTTCGTTATACGTATGATGAACAAGATGAGAAATCTAACGAACATGTATATGGAGAACGTTTTATAAAAACTCCATGGCCTTCATTACTAACAAAGCATACCAATTGGGGTCATCCTTTCAAAGAGACAGAAGAATTTTACCCGTTAAAAAAAGATTCTTTATATGTCAAAGTTGAAACGGTATTAGCTGCCTCCCGTAACGGTGGAAAACGTTGGTATATCCCATTAACTTCTAATGAAAGACCAATTGTTGAAGAATATGTATTAAATTCCAGCAAAAGGCAAGGTGAAGAATATGCAGATTTTTTGATGGAATGGCGTTGCGGCAATGAGCTTATAGTTCTTAGTGGAACAGCTTTCATTATAAAACCGATGAGGGATGAATATGGGACGATTGTAGATCGGTCAAATGCTGGAAAAGTTGGTTGGAGATTTGAAAGCTTAGATTATATTGACTTATCCTCTATTGAGGAACTAAGTAGTATGTATGAGAAATTATACTCGGCTTCTAACGAAGCTAAAGCCAGGGTCGTTGAAGCTGGGAAAAGTGGCTTTTGA
- a CDS encoding thermonuclease family protein — protein sequence MKNKKIKYAQSRLRKNILTLSAFLLLSTVVLLDRTFHPFVKTSVPTQTADANDWDKYDGKSFIVVKVVDGDTIDINIPDANFPHTRIRLLGVDTPETKSPYTPVMYFGPEASQFTKDMVLGKNVTVIMDKLSKPRDKYHRLLGHIRLPDGRILNEELVLNGFAYADTRFPHSYYKKYIELEKQAKETKAGLWKKITIDQMPKWRKAENHVLGTPNGE from the coding sequence ATGAAGAACAAAAAAATAAAATACGCACAAAGCCGATTGCGAAAGAACATACTGACGCTGTCGGCTTTTTTATTGCTTTCGACAGTCGTATTGCTCGACCGCACTTTTCACCCCTTTGTCAAAACTTCCGTACCGACCCAAACAGCAGATGCGAACGACTGGGATAAATACGATGGAAAAAGTTTTATCGTGGTAAAGGTCGTTGACGGCGACACTATCGATATCAATATTCCAGACGCGAATTTTCCGCACACAAGAATTCGTCTGCTTGGCGTCGATACCCCTGAAACAAAAAGTCCATATACGCCTGTAATGTACTTCGGCCCCGAGGCTTCTCAATTTACAAAAGATATGGTTCTCGGTAAAAATGTTACTGTTATTATGGACAAACTTTCAAAGCCTCGTGATAAATATCACAGACTTCTTGGCCATATACGGCTTCCTGACGGAAGAATTTTAAATGAGGAGCTGGTTTTAAACGGTTTTGCTTATGCCGATACACGATTCCCGCATAGTTATTACAAAAAATATATAGAACTTGAAAAACAGGCAAAAGAGACAAAAGCCGGATTATGGAAAAAGATTACAATTGACCAGATGCCGAAATGGCGAAAAGCAGAGAACCACGTCCTTGGGACTCCTAACGGAGAATGA
- a CDS encoding aspartate kinase produces the protein MSKKHEIVVQKFGGTSVANAEKIKKAAQRAINEFKQGKQVVMVASARGKQTDVLIADALEVNPNPPKREMDQLLSTGEQQTVSLVAMAIEGMGYKAISFTGAQIRMITDSVHTKARIKSIDTKRMKKYLDQGNIVIVAGFQGVDENEDITTLGRGGSDTSAVALAAALKADTCDIYTDVDGVYTTDPRIFKEAVKLEQISYDEVLEMASLGAGVMHGRSIEFGKKYNVTIHVRSSMSDKKGTLITHEVPQMEGILVSGATIEKNLAKVSMIGVNNKPGNAAKVFAHLASARVSVNDIIQTEVSKQKANISFTVSKNDFNDAKKAVQEIKDKVGCENVFYRDDIAEVSIIGVGMRTHYGVANMMFSTLAKEKINIDSITTSEIRISCIVDKDQGDKALISICKTFELDKPVNKRSYVK, from the coding sequence ATGAGCAAAAAACACGAAATCGTTGTACAGAAATTCGGCGGAACATCGGTAGCAAACGCGGAAAAAATCAAAAAAGCCGCTCAAAGAGCTATCAATGAGTTCAAGCAGGGAAAACAGGTTGTTATGGTCGCTTCGGCACGCGGCAAGCAGACTGACGTACTGATTGCCGACGCTCTCGAGGTCAATCCAAACCCGCCAAAACGCGAGATGGACCAGCTTTTGAGCACAGGTGAACAGCAAACTGTTTCGCTTGTGGCGATGGCAATCGAAGGAATGGGCTATAAGGCGATAAGCTTTACCGGCGCACAAATCCGAATGATTACCGACAGCGTCCATACAAAGGCAAGAATCAAGAGTATCGACACAAAGAGAATGAAAAAATATCTGGACCAGGGCAATATCGTCATCGTCGCGGGATTCCAGGGAGTCGATGAAAACGAGGATATCACAACGCTCGGAAGAGGCGGCTCGGATACGAGCGCCGTTGCACTGGCCGCGGCACTGAAAGCCGACACCTGCGACATCTACACCGACGTTGACGGCGTTTACACGACCGACCCGCGGATTTTCAAGGAGGCCGTCAAGCTCGAACAAATCAGCTATGACGAAGTTCTCGAAATGGCAAGTCTCGGTGCGGGAGTTATGCACGGCCGGTCAATCGAGTTCGGCAAAAAATATAATGTAACCATACATGTCAGAAGCAGTATGTCAGATAAAAAAGGAACTTTAATTACTCATGAGGTCCCACAAATGGAAGGTATACTTGTATCAGGCGCGACAATTGAAAAAAATCTTGCTAAAGTAAGCATGATTGGTGTTAATAACAAACCCGGCAACGCGGCAAAAGTTTTCGCACATCTCGCCTCGGCCAGGGTCAGCGTCAATGACATCATTCAGACCGAAGTCAGCAAGCAAAAGGCTAATATCTCTTTCACCGTAAGCAAGAACGATTTTAACGACGCCAAAAAAGCCGTTCAGGAAATCAAAGATAAAGTCGGCTGCGAGAATGTTTTCTACCGTGACGACATTGCCGAGGTTTCCATAATAGGTGTTGGAATGAGAACTCATTACGGCGTCGCGAATATGATGTTCAGCACACTGGCAAAGGAAAAAATCAATATCGACTCGATAACAACAAGCGAAATCCGCATTAGCTGCATCGTTGACAAGGACCAGGGCGATAAGGCCCTGATTAGTATATGCAAAACTTTCGAGCTCGATAAACCGGTAAACAAACGCAGTTATGTAAAATAA
- a CDS encoding cofactor-independent phosphoglycerate mutase has product MTKYAIIIPDGAADESIEQFGGKTIFEAAEIPNIDKICQTGREGLARTIPEKMSPGSDVAIMGLLGYDAQRYYTGRAPIEAVAMNIPLEPTDWVFRCNLVTIADEKMADHSAGHISSAEGAKIIEDLNKALGSKNIKFYPGVSYRHICVIKDMDFDVYTEPPHDIIGQQVAKNLPRGKNAELIVTLMAKSKQLLADHEINKIRRDLGENPVSSIWLWGQGKKAAMDSFESRFGIKGAAITAVDLVRGLAKLIGFDLIKVEGATGFADTNYKGKAEAAIKAFDKYDIVLVHIEGPDEAGHAGNAELKKKAVERIDRYIVGPVYQALQKYESWRILVMPDHLTPCKSQAHSGQPVPFAMAGTGITPILDNPFSEAYAAMSGLKIEKGYELMEYFLKS; this is encoded by the coding sequence TTGACCAAGTACGCGATAATAATCCCTGACGGAGCGGCCGATGAGTCTATCGAGCAGTTTGGCGGCAAGACAATATTCGAAGCTGCCGAGATTCCAAACATCGACAAGATATGCCAGACCGGCAGAGAAGGATTAGCTCGTACAATACCGGAAAAAATGTCTCCGGGCAGCGATGTCGCGATAATGGGACTGCTGGGCTATGACGCACAAAGATATTATACCGGCAGAGCGCCGATAGAAGCCGTCGCAATGAATATCCCGCTCGAGCCGACAGACTGGGTATTCAGATGCAACCTCGTAACAATCGCAGATGAAAAAATGGCCGACCACAGCGCCGGGCATATATCCAGCGCCGAAGGCGCAAAGATAATCGAAGATTTAAACAAAGCGCTCGGCAGTAAAAACATCAAATTTTACCCGGGCGTCAGCTACAGACATATTTGCGTAATAAAAGATATGGACTTCGACGTTTATACCGAACCGCCGCACGACATAATAGGTCAGCAGGTAGCCAAGAATTTGCCCCGCGGCAAAAACGCCGAGCTGATTGTTACCCTTATGGCAAAATCCAAACAGCTTCTTGCCGACCACGAAATCAATAAAATTCGGCGCGATTTGGGCGAAAATCCAGTAAGTTCCATCTGGCTTTGGGGTCAGGGCAAAAAGGCCGCGATGGACAGTTTCGAGAGCAGGTTCGGTATTAAAGGCGCAGCGATAACGGCCGTTGACCTTGTCAGAGGACTTGCAAAACTGATAGGCTTTGACCTTATCAAGGTAGAAGGAGCAACGGGTTTTGCGGATACGAATTACAAAGGCAAGGCAGAGGCCGCGATAAAAGCTTTCGATAAATACGATATAGTTCTTGTACATATCGAAGGCCCTGACGAAGCGGGCCACGCGGGAAATGCTGAATTGAAGAAAAAAGCTGTGGAACGTATTGACAGATATATAGTCGGTCCAGTATATCAGGCCCTGCAAAAATACGAAAGCTGGCGGATACTTGTAATGCCCGACCACCTGACGCCGTGTAAATCGCAGGCGCATTCAGGTCAGCCTGTACCTTTTGCGATGGCAGGAACAGGAATTACTCCCATATTGGACAATCCCTTCAGCGAAGCGTACGCGGCTATGTCGGGACTGAAGATTGAAAAAGGTTATGAACTGATGGAATATTTTTTAAAGAGTTAA